From Neospora caninum Liverpool complete genome, chromosome VIII, a single genomic window includes:
- a CDS encoding putative zinc finger (CCCH type) protein, translated as MSDVEPAQQIGPQPAEAGHGSEDGGGNYESAGYYGGPYGRSAPYKKTLCRHWQAGNCRNGHRCTFSHGIEDLKGTRGILCRFFVRGVCKHGANCPYMHPSGSRMALPSEVGPSPYYSVTGSGPQYPQPPTGYKTDLCVNRSGQCSAGVYCGFAHSVDELLPGKFSVEEIAALRQAAAASNNSQSVSPYGQYYAVAVRDGGAYGHLGTSSVVATAPTTVVTGRSEQPNPYGGYSYPTTYSATPQQIQVSNVATAGARHTELYFPAAGSTASSPSASGYHMQHPGAVSSDPVADRPVMLPTSRKLCNFWPHGCRKGDACPFVHEASLVHPAATGADEADLGRVRRIAEGWGPSGIGNVASIYRGDASEATRARSVTIGSKLRDTVEG; from the exons ATGTCAGACGTGGAACCAGCTCAACAGATTGGCCCCCAGCCAGCCGAGGCTGGTCACGGTTCTGAGGACGGCGGCGGAAACTATGAGTCTGCCGGGTACTATGGAGGTCCGTATGGAAGGAGCGCGCCGTACAAAAAGACTCTGTGCAGGCACTGGCAG GCGGGCAACTGCCGCAACGGCCACAGGTGCACATTCAGCCATGGCATCGAAGATCTCAAAGGCACACGAGGCATTCTGTGCAGATTTTTCGTGCGG GGGGTCTGTAAACACGGTGCGAACTGTCCGTACATGCATCCGAGCGGCAGCAGGATGGCTTTGCCCTCGGAAGTCGGTCCCTCGCCGTACTACTCCGTTACAGGATCTGGCCCTCAGTATCCGCAGCCGCCAACTGGTTACAAGACAG atcttTGCGTCAACCGAAGCGGGCAGTGCAGCGCCGGAGTGTACTGCGGATTTGCGCACTCTGTCGACGAATTGCTGCCTG GCAAGTTTTCGGTTGAGGAGATTGCGGCTCTCCGCCAGGCTGCAGCTGCGAGCAACAACTCGCAGTCCGTGTCGCCATATGGGCAGTACTACGCTGTGGCCGTGCGCGACGGCGGGGCGTATGGACACCTCGGCACTTCCTCGGTCGTTGCGACGGCGCCCACCACTGTGGTCACTGGCCGCTCGGAGCAGCCGAATCCGTACGGCGGGTACTCCTATCCAACCACGTACTCGGCGACTCCCCAGCAGATTCAGGTGTCGAATGTGGCCACAGCCGGGGCCCGGCACACTGAGTTGTATTTCCCTGCAGCTGGATCGACAGCCTCCTCTCCCAGTGCGTCCGGGTACCACATGCAACACCCGGGAGCAGTCAGCTCGGATCCAGTCGCCGATCGCCCTGTGATGCTTCCCACCAGCAGGAAACTGTGCAATTTCTGGCCG CACGGCTGCCGCAAAGGAGATGCTTGCCCGTTTGTCCACGAAGCGTCTCTTGTGCATCCGGCGGCGACGGGCGCAGACG AGGCAGACCTCGGTCGCGTTCGCCGGATCGCGGAGGGCTGGGGCCCTTCAGGAATCGGGAATGTCGCTTCTATCTACAG GGGAGATGCATcagaggcgacgcgtgcCCGTTCCGTCACCATCGGGAGCAAGCTGAGGGACACAGTGGAGGGATGA